The following are encoded together in the Ignavibacteria bacterium genome:
- a CDS encoding thiol reductase thioredoxin, whose translation MPEHLTKETFLEKVFNYEQNKDWKFEGKIPALIDFYADWCGP comes from the coding sequence ATGCCAGAACATTTAACAAAAGAAACATTTTTAGAAAAAGTATTTAATTACGAACAAAATAAAGATTGGAAATTCGAAGGTAAGATTCCTGCTTTGATAGATTTTTATGCCGATTGGTGCGGACCCT